TTGCGACGCTTCGAGCCGTCGATGCCCTTTCACACCCTGCGCATTACGCCGCGCGCCGCCGCCCCGAGCGCGCAACTCGACGATCTCGTGCGAGTGATGGAAACGACGCTGGACGATGTGATGGCGGCGGTGCAAGCGCGGATGAAGCGGTAATGCTTCGCTGCGCCCGGCAAAATCCGTCCCCAAATAACAAAAGCCCGCCGAATCTCCGGCGGGCTTTGTGCATTCCTGACGACGAATGTCTTACGACACGATCGTTTGCGCTTCGCCTTCCTTGCGCTCGCGGATCGCGCCCAGACGGTAGACCGTCTCGCCCGAGGCTTCGAGGTGCTTGACCGCAGCATCCGCGTCGGCAGCCGACACGATCACCGCCATGCCGATACCGCAGTTGAACACGCGGTGCATTTCGGCGTCGGCTACCTTGCCGTGCTCCTGCAGCCACTGGAACAGCGGCGGAAGCGTCCAGGCGTCCTGCTTGATGTCGGCCGTCAGATGATCCTGCAGCACGCGCGGGATGTTCTCGACAATGCCGCCACCCGTAATGTGGGCCATGCCCTTGACCGTCAGCGTTTCCATCAGTGCGAGCAGCGGCTTGACGTAGATTCGCGTCGGGGCCATCAGCACGTCGCGCAGCGGCTGGCCGTGGAAGTCGGCGTCCAGATCCGGCTTGGCGACTTCGATGATCTTGCGAACCAGCGAGTAACCGTTCGAATGCGCACCCGACGAGGCCAGACCCAGCACCACGTCGCCCGGGACGATCGACTTGCCGTCGATGATCTTGCTCTTCTCGACGGCACCGACCGCGAAACCGGCCAGATCGTACTCGCCGTCCGGGTACATGCTCGGCATTTCCGCCGTCTCGCCGCCGATCAGCGCGCAACCGGACAGCTCGCAACCCTGAGCGATGCCCTTGACGACCGTTGCGGCCGTGGCCACGTCCAGCTTGCCGCAGGCGAAGTAGTCGAGGAAGAACAGCGGCTCGGCGCCCTGCACCAGAATGTCGTTCACGCTCATGGCGACCAGATCCTGGCCGACCGTGTCGTGCTTGTTCAGCGTGAAGGCCAGCTTGAGCTTGGTGCCCACGCCGTCGGTCCCCGAAACGAGCACCGGCTCCTTGTAGCGCTTGGGCACTTCGAACAGTGCGCCAAAGCCGCCAATGCCGCCCAGCACGCCGTCGCGCAGGGTTTTCTTGGCAAACGGCTTGATCGCTTCGACCAATGCGTCGCCCGCTTCGATGTCGACGCCAGCGTCGCGATAGGAAAGGCCGGAAGTTTCGTTAGGGTGTGACATGACGGGAATGCATCAAGGTTCGGTAAAATGCGATTTTACCCGATGCGCGTGTCCTTTCGGCACGCAAAGCGGATATCGGACGCCAGGAATACCCGGCGTGCCCTGTAAACCGTACTCTGCCGGCCTTTAGCCGGCTTTCTTCGTTCGTGATTCAGCAACTGTATCTCGACCTCGGCACCCCGCCGCCCGCGACGTTCGACAATTTTATTGTCGGGCCCAACCGCGAGGCGGCGCAGACGCTTGCCGACCTTCCCGCCGAACTCTCGTCGGGCACGGCACGCGACCGCGGCATCTACCTCTGGGGAGCTGTCGGGTCCGGCCGCACCCATCTGATGGAGGCCCTGTGCCACGCCATGGGGCCGAGCGCGCGTTATTTGCGTCCCAACAGCCCGCTGGCCGCCTTCACGTTCGACGACGCCAGCACGGTCTACTGCGTGGACGACAGCGACAACCTCTCGCCCACCCAACAAATCGCCGCCTTCAATCTGTTCAACGAGACCCGCGCCCGTCCGCACTGCGCGTTCGTGGCCGCCGGCTCACAGCCGCCGGTCGACATGCCCTTGCGCGAAGATCTGCGTACCCGCCTCGGCTGGGGTCTCGTATTTCACATTGTGGGATTGGACGATGACGGCAAGAAGCAGGCGTTGCAAAACGCCGCACGCGAGCGTGGATTGCAACTGGCGGCGGACGTGCCGGCCTACCTGCTCACGCACTTCGAGCGCGATATGTCGAGCCTGATGGCCTTGCTCGACCGGCTCGACCGGTTTTCGATGGAGCAAAAGCGGGCGGTGACGCTGCCGTTGCTGCGCCAGATGCTCACCCACACCGACCCGGCCCCGCCGGACGGCAAACCCTGAGTGGTGGCCGATCGGACACATCATCACATGAGGTACCTCTCGGTAACGTTCGATACCCGTTCCGCGCAGGTGCCAGCCCTCTCAATCACCGAACGACATTAGACGGCCTTTCGCTTCAGGTAAAATTCGCGCAATGACCAATTTAGCTCTCTTCGATCTCGATCACACCCTGCTGCCGACCGACAGCGACAAGGAATGGGGCCGTTTCCTCGTGCGCCAGGGCGCGGTCGAGCGCGACTCGTACGCGCAGGCCAACGAGGCCTTCTATCAGGACTACCGTGCAGGCCGGCTCGATATGCCGGCCTATCTGCGTTTCTGCCTCGCCCCGCTCGCGCGCTATCCGCGTGACCAGCTCGACGCCTGGCATGCGCAGTACATGGAAGAGTCGATCCTGCCGCACGTGCGTCCGGAAGCGCTCGAACTGCTCGACATGCACCGCAAGGCGGGCGATCTGTGCGCCATCGTGACGGCGACGAACACGTTCGTCACCCGCCCCATCGCCAAGGCCTTCGGCGTCGACCATCTGATCGGTACCGAACCGGCAACCGTCGGCAACGATCCGAATGCGCGTTACACCGGCGAGTACGTGGGCACGCCGAGCTTCCGCGAAGGCAAGATCACCCGCACCGAAGCGTGGCTCGCCAGCCTCGGCAAGACCTGGGGCGACTTCAACCACGCCTTTTTCTACAGCGATTCCGCCAACGACGTCCCCCTGATGGAGAAGGTGAACCATCCGGTGGCAACGAACCCCGATGAGGCGCTGCGCGAAATCGCACTGGCGCGTCGCTGGCCCATTCTCGAGTTGTTCCAGTGATCCGCAAATTCATCAAAAAGCTGCTCGGCAAAGACGGCCAGACCGAAGGCAGCGCAGGTAGTCTGCCGCCCGGCACGCCGGTCGTCATCCCCGTATCCGTGCACGGCATCGATCCGACGCTACAGTCGAAGAACGCCGTGCGCGTGACCGACACGTTGCAGCAAGCCGGGTTCAAGGCCTTCGTCGTCGGCGGCGCGGTGCGCGATCTGCTGCTCGGCATCGCCCCCAAGGACTTCGACGTCGCCACGAGCGCCACGCCCGAACAGGTCCAGCGCCTGTTCCGCCGCGCCCGCATCATCGGCCGCCGCTTCCAGATCGTTCACGTGCAATTCGGACAGGAGATCATCGAGACCTCTACGTTCCGGGCGTTGGTCGAGGCGGTCGATAGCGAGCAAATCGGTGCGCGTCGTCCGAAAAAGGGTGAACTCGATCGCAAGACGCACGTCACCGACGAATCGGGCCGCGTGCTGCGCGACAACGTGTGGGGCGAGCAGGACGAAGACGCCGCCCGGCGCGATTTCACCGTCAACGCCATGTATTACGATCCGGCGACGCAGACGGTGCACGACTATCACCGCGGCTTCGAAGACATTCAGAAGCGCGTGCTGCGCATGATCGGCGATCCGGCCACGCGCTATCGCGAAGACCCGGTGCGCATGCTGCGCGTGGTGCGCTTCGCGGCCAAGCTCGGCTTCAAGATCGACGCAGCGACGGCCGAGCCGATTCCGCAACTCGCGCCGCTGATCGACAACGTGCCTGCGGCGCGTCTGTTCGACGAAATGCTCAAGCTGCTGCTCTCGGGTCACGCATGGGCTTGCGTGCAGCAACTGCGCTCGCAGGGCCTGCATCACGGTCTGCTGCCGTTGCTCGACGTGGTGCTCGAGCAGCCGCTCGGCGAGAAATTCGTCACGCTCGCGCTCGCCAATACCGACGCACGCATTCGTGCAGGCAAGCCGGTGTCGCCAGGCTTCCTGTTCGCGGCGCTGTTGTGGCATCTGGTGCTCGAGAAGTGGCAGGCGTATCAGAGTGCTGGCGAATATCCGATTCCGGCGCTGCATCTCGCCATGGACGACGTGCTCGACGCACAAACCGGCAAGCTGGCCATCCAGCGCCGTTTCGTCGCCGACATGAAGGAGATCTGGGGCTTGCAGGTGCGTCTGGACAAACGCGTGGGCCGCACGCCGCTGCGTCTGCTCGAACATCCGCGCCTGCGTGCCGGTTACGACTTCCTGTTACTGCGTTGCGAGTCGGGTGAAGTCCCGGCCGAAGCCGGACAATGGTGGACGGACTTCCTGGAAGGCGACTCGGTCAAGCGCGACGAACTGCTGTCGCAAGGTAGCGGATCGTCGGGGTCGACGCCTGCTGCGAAGCGTCGCCGTCGTCGTCGCAAGCCCTCGGGCGGACGGGGCGGTGAAGGTGGCGAAGGCGGTGGCAGTGGCAGCAGTAGCGAGGGCGGCGGTGGTGAGAACGCTACCAGCGAGAATCATGGCAAGCGGGTATCATCGCGACAGCATGGTTCCGAAGGTGCTTAATGACTGTTGCCTATATCGGGCTCGGCGCAAATCTCGGCGACGCCCGCCAAGCGATTAAGGACGCCATCGTCTGCCTGGCGCAGCAGATCGGCGTCACGATCATCGGCAAATCCGACCTGTATCGCACCGCCCCCATCGAGTCGAGCGGTGACGACTATCTCAACTGCGCTGTCGCCGTCGAGACGAGTCTGAGTGCCCGCCAGCTACTCACCCTGTGCCTGAAGATCGAGTTGCATTTCGGACGTGAGCGGCCTTACAAGAACGCGCCGCGCACGCTCGATCTCGATCTGCTGGTGTACGGCGACGAACGCATTGCCGAACCCGATCTGATCGTGCCGCATCCGCGTCTCGCGTTGCGTGCCTTTGTGCTGCATCCGCTCGCGGATATCGCCCCCGAACTCGACATTCCCGGCGTGGGACGCGTCAGCGCCCTCTTGCCCCACGTTGCCGATCAACGCATCGAACGTGTTGCTCAGGGCTGCTGCCCGACCAAACGGGTGTGCACCTCATGAGATCGCCGGTGCTCGGGCGATTTCGCTATCTCGCCGTCGAGGGTCCCATCGGCGTTGGCAAGACGTCGCTCGCGCAGCGGCTCGCCGATGCCGCGGGTGCCGACCTGATGCTCGAACAACCGGCGCTCAATCCCTTTCTCGAACGTTTCTATCGCGACAGCGCGCGTTATGCGTTGCCCGCGCAATTGTCGTTCTGCTTGCAGCGTGTGGATGAGGCGACGGAGATTGCGCGTCGCGAGATCGACGGCAAGCCGATCTTTACCGACTTCCTGCCCGAGAAGGACGGCCTGTTCGCGCGCCTCACACTGTCTGCCGACGAGTTGGAGTTGTATCGCAAGCTCGTGGCGCACATCGAGCGTCCGCACCGTGCGCCGGACCTGGTGATTCGACTGCAAGCGAGTCCCGAAACGCTGTTCTCTCGCATCCAGAAGCGTGCGATTCCGATGGAACAGCAGATTCCGGACACCTATCTGCGCGCGCTGTGCGACATCTACGGCGAATTCTTCTATCATTACGCCGCTGCGCCGGTGTTGACAGTCGACACAGAACAATTCGACCCGGCGCACGACGACAGCGACTTCGCCCTGCTGGTCGAACGCATCGATCAGATGCGCGGGCGCAAGGAAGTCTTCGTCAAGGGCGCTCGCCTCTGACCGCTGACCTCTCACGCTCCGCCTGCCGCTGCGCCCCTGGCGCATCCGTCGCATCTGTGCTGCCCGCGAACCCTCCTGAACCGAGGCTGACATGAGTTATCTGCAAGAATCCAACCGCAAGGCCGTGACCGTCCCCGGACTTGCCCAGATGCGCGCACGTGGCGAGAAGATCGCCATGCTCACCGCTTATGACGCAAGCTTCGCCGCGCTGCTGGACCGCGTGGGCGTCGACGCCATTTTGATCGGCGACTCGCTGGGCAACGTGATTCAGGGTCAGCGCACCACGCTGCCCGTCACGCTGCGCGACATCTGCTATCACACGGAATGTGTGGCGCGCAGCGTCGAGAAGGCGCTCGTGCTGGCCGATCTGCCCTTCGGCACGTTCGGTACGAAGGAGCAGGCGTATCAAAGCGCCGTAGCCGTCATGCAGGCGGGTGCGCAGATGGTCAAGATCGAAGGCGGCGCGTGGCTTGCGGAGACGGTGCGCTTTCTGGTCGAGCGCAGCATTCCGGTGTGCGCCCATCTGGGCCTGACGCCGCAATCGGTGCACGCGTTCGGTGGCTTCAAGGTGCAGGGTCGTGAAGACGCGGCGCAGGTGCAATTGCTTGAAGACGCACGCGCGTTGCAAGCGGCCGGTGCTCAACTCGTGGTGCTCGAAGCAATTCCCGCAGCGCTTGCCACGCGCGTGACGCCGGAACTGCCGACGATGCCGACCATCGGCATTGGCGCCGGTGTCGATTGCGACGGTCAGGTACTCGTGCTTCAGGACATGCTCGGCGTGTTCCCCGGCAAGTCGCCGAAGTTTTCGAAGAACTTCATGGACGGCCAGCCGAGCATCGCAGCGGCGATCGAAGCTTTCGTACAAGCCGTGAAGCACAGCACGTTCCCGACGTTGGAACATAGCTTCTGAGATCGGATGCAGGCAACGTCCTTCAGGACGAGAAAAAAGCGGCTCAGCGATGAGCCGTTTTTTTATGCCGCGACGGGCAACGTCAGAACGACGGCAAACCCCTCACCTTCGACATGCTCGAAGCTCATATGCCCGCCGTGGGCATGCACGACCTCCGCGACCATCGCCAGCCCCAGGCTTGCGCCTTCGCGTCCGTCCGCGCGCGATGAGAAGGGGGAACGCACGCGTTGCCACTCCTGCTCGGGGATGCCCGGTCCGTCGTCGAAAAATCGCAAGCGCCACTGATCGCCGACACGCATCACGTCCACGTGCAGACGATGCGGCGCGCCATAGGCGAGCGCGTTGACCAGCACGTTCTTGATCGCCTCACGCAAACTCAATTCGTCTCCGACGATCATGCACGGCTCGTCGGGCGCGTGGAGCGCGACGTCGATATCGCGCGTGGCGTACGACAGCGTCTCGCGCATCGCCGTTGGCAACAGCTCGTTCAGATCGACGGGGGTTGGCGCGACGCTCTCCGCCCGATGCTGCACCATCGCGTGATTGATCAACTGATGAATGAGTCCGCCCAGTCCGCGCGCCTGCTTCTGAATGCGAGCGATGTGCGTCTGACGCGCCGCCTCGTCCTGCGTCTGCGTCAGCATTTCCGCCTGCGCCGTGAGCGCAGTCACCGGCGTTCGCAGTTGGTGCGCAGCGTCGCCGATCACGCGACGCATCAACGCGCGCGACGTCGCCAGCCGCTGCATGAAGTCGTTGATCGCGCCGACAAGCGCCAGCGTTTCCGCAGGCACTGTCACCGCAAGCGGCGCCAGGTCGTTCGGATCGCGCGCGCGTATCGCCCCTTCGATTTGCTTGAGCGGCGCGAGCGCCTGACGCAACGTCCACAACGCGGCGAGCATCGTCAGCACACCGGTCGCAATCGTGATGAGCAACGTGTTGTCGGCCAGCCCGCGCGTGAAGCGTTCGCGCGCATTCTGCGTGTGTGCCAGCGCGACCACCGCCCACGGATGCGGTGACGTCACGGGCATGCGCCGTCCCACGATGGCAATGCGGATCGGCATCTCCTGATATGTGCCGTCGACCACGATGGGGCCGTCGGCGAGCTTGTCCCACGGAATCGGGGGACGAAATTCGGAATCGCCCGCCACGGAGCGGCCGTTCGGATCGAGCACGGTGTAGAAGATCTGATCGCCGGGGGCGAGCGCAGAAAAGGCCGCAAGCGGAACATCGACGTTCACTTCGCCGTTCTGGTACCAGGTGTTCTCCGCCACCTGCAAGGCACTGCCGAGCAACCAGCGGTCGTAGGCCCGGTCGACGGCGGAGCGCGTCGAGAACCAGATGCCCAGCAGCACCGCAACGACGGCGAACGCCAGCACCGCGCCCATGCGGATGACCAGACGCAGGTAAAGCGAGCGGCCGGGGACGATCATGACAGCACGAGTTGGTAGCCCAGCCCGCGCAGCGTGCGAATCTGGAATTGCGCGCTGGCCAGTTTCTTGCGCAGACGGGCGACGTATTGCTCGATAGCGTTCGCGTTCGGTGCGGGCTCGTCGCCGTACAGACGATCCATCAATTCGTCTTTGCCGAAGATGCGCCCCGGGCGTGCGGCGAGAATTTCGAGCAGCGTGACTTCACGGCGCGTTAGTTCGATAGGCTGGCCGTCCACTTCGACGCCGCGACTCTTGCGATCGAGCGTGAGATTGGCGCAGGTCAGACGATTGGTCGCGTCCTGCCCCGTGCGGCGCATCAACGCGCGCACACGCGCTTCCAGCTCGCGGAAATCGAAGGGCTTGGTGAGGTAATCGTCCGCGCCGAGATCGAGCGCACGCACGCGCTCTTCGATCTCGGCACACGCGGTGAGCATCAGCACGCGCGTGGACAGGCCGCGCTCGCGCACGCGCCTGAGCAACTCGAATCCGTCGACGTGCGGCAGCATGACGTCAAGGATCAGCAGGTCGTAATCGTCGCCGATGCGGCTGGCGGCAACCGCCCCGTCCGTCTCGCAATCGAGCGCGTGGCCAAGCCGACGCAATTGCGTGGCGATCGCTTCGGCGACATCGGCGGTGTCCTCCACCAGCATGATGCGCATGGTCTTCTCGTCTCCTGATCGTCCTGAAGCTTTCTTCTTCTGAGCGCGATTGTCTCGGAAATCCCGGTGGTCCACCTCAGTGTTTCCCCTGAATTCGGGCCGTGACGCGGCGCAATGTCAGGTTCGCTACAGCTTCGCTACTTAGTATCGAGCCGACTACAAAAAAGCACTATCGCATTCTTCAGGAGACACGCAATGCACAACGCCCCCCATGCGGGCGCTGCGGGGACGACTTCGCCCGCAGTGCCGCCATTGCTCGAAATCGACGCCGTCACGCTGCAATACAAGACCGACGATTATCTCGTCACCGCCGCCCAGCAGGTGAGCTTCAACGTCTACCCGGGCGACCGCTTTGTGCTGCTCGGCCCGTCCGGTTGCGGTAAATCGACGTTGCTCAAGGCCATCGGCGGTTATCTGCCACCGGTGAATGGCGAAATCCGCCTCAAAGGCCGCACGATCACCGAACCCGGCCCGGACCGCATGACGGTGTTCCAGGAGTTCGACCAACTCCTGCCGTGGAAAACCGTGCGACAGAACGTGGAGTTCGCGCTCACGGCCAGCGGCCGTCTCAAAGGACGTGAAGCCGCCGAGCGCGCCGCCCACTACATCGAGAAAGTCGGTCTGGCAAAGTTTATCGACAGCTATCCGCACACGCTCTCCGGCGGCATGAAGCAGCGCGTGTCCATTGCACGCGGCATGGCCATGGAGCCGGACGTCCTGCTCATGGACGAACCGTTCGCCGCGCTCGACGCCCTCACCCGTCGCAAGATGCAGGACGAATTGCTGCGTCTGTGGGACGACACGCGCTTCACGGTGCTGTTCGTCACGCACGGCATCGACGAAGCCATCCGCATCGGCACGCGCATTCTGCTGCTCTCGCCGCATCCGGGTCAGGTCAAGGCGGAGCTCAACAGCATTGCCCCCGAACACCTCGGCACGGCGCATCAGAGCGCGCTTGAGAGCCGCATCGATCAACTGCTGTTCGCGACCCACTGAGGATGACGGCCATGAATGCTATTCCTTCGCAATCCGCCACGTCGGCGTCTTCCGCGCCCATCGAACCCGTCTATCGCCCGGAGTTCGTGCTCGAACCGGTGCAGGCCGAACTGTCGTCGATCCAGCGCCCGCTCTCCACCTTCGAGACCCTTTATCGCCTGAGCTGGCTGCGCAAGACCGTGATCCTGTGCGTGCTCGCCATCATCTGGGAAATCTACGGACGCTGGCTCGACAACGCCCTGCTGTTCCCGAGCTTCACCGACACGGTCGCCGCGTTTGCGAGCGGTCTGACGAGCGGCGTGTTGCTGCTGCGCGCGGCGGTCTCGCTCAAGACGCTGCTCATCGGCTACGGCATCGGGATCGCGCTCGCTGCGGTGCTCACCACCGTCGCCATCAGTTCGAAGATCGGCAACGATCTGCTGGAAACGCTCACCGCGATGTTCAACCCGCTGCCCGCCATCGCCTTGCTGCCGCTGGCGCTGATCTGGTTCGGACTGGGCAACGGCAGCGTGATCTTCGTGCTCGTGCACTCGGTGCTGTGGGCCGTGGCGCTCAACACGCACAGCGGGTTCCGGGGCGTGTCGAAAACGCTGCGCATGGTGGGCCAGAACTACGGGCTGAAGCGCTTCGCGCTGGTGCAGCACGTACTGATCCCGGCGGCGTTCCCGAGCATTCTCACAGGCCTGAAGGTGGGTTGGGCGTTCGCATGGCGCACGCTGATCGCTGCCGAACTCGTGTTCGGCGTGTCGTCGGGCTCGGGCGGCCTCGGCTGGTACATCTTCGAAAACCGCAACTCGCTGGAGACGGCGAACGTCTTCGCCGGGCTGTTCTTCGTGATCCTGATCGGGCTGGCCGTCGAGAACCTGCTGTTCGCCCGCATCGAGAAACGTACGTTGCACCGCTGGGGTATGCAGCACTGACACTCGGAGCGGGCCGGATTTTCGGCCTGCTCCGATTGACGCCCTTTTTCATGGGCATGAATAATTCGAACAACACGGAGACAACATCATGAACCGACGCAATCTTGCCCGCTGGGCGAGCGCACTCACGCTCGCTGCGACGACCGCCCTGTCCACGCTCGGCAACGTGGCCCACGCCGAAGCGAGCACCGTGCGCCTGTCGCATGGCTACGGCATTCTGTATCTGCCGCTGATGGTCATGCGCGATCAGCACCTCGTGGAGAAACACGCGAAGGCGCTGGGGCTGGGCGACGTGAAGACGACCTGGACCATTCTCGACGGCGGCAACGTCATCAACGACGCGATGCTTGCGGGCAACCTTGATGTCGCAGGCACGGGCGCACCGGGTTTCGTCACGCTCTGGTCGAAAGCGCACGGCATTCCGCGCTCGGAGGTGATCGGCCTGTCGGCGCTGTCGACCGGTCCGCTCTGGCTCAATACGAACAATCCGAACGTCAAGTCGCTCAAGGACTTCACGTCGAAGGACAAGATCGCGATTCCGGGCATTAAGACGTCGCTCTCTGCCGTGCTGCTGCAAATGGCCGTGGCCAAGACGTTCGGCATCGAGAACTACGCGAAGCTCGACCCGCAGACGGTCAGCCTGAGCCATCCCGAAGCCGTGAGCGCGCTGCTCTCGGGCAAGACGGAAATCACGGCGCACTTCACTTCGCCGCCGTTCTCGTATCAGGAACTGAAGGATCCACGCATCAAGCGCGTGCTGAATTCGACGGACGTGCTGGGCAACATCACGATCGACGTGGTGTTCGCGCCGAAGTAGTTCACCGTCCAGAATCCGAAGCTGGTACAGGCCATTCTGGCGGCGCAGGAAGAGGCGGCGGCGTACATCGCCAAGGATCACGTGGGCGCGGCGCAGACGTTCCTTCGTGTATCCAGGATCAACCTGCCGCAAGCGGAGATCGAGCAGATGCTGGCCGACCCCGGTCTGCAATTCACGACGACGCCGAACGGACTGATGCAGTACGTCGAGTTCATGAGCCGCGCGGGCACGATCAAGACACGTCCGGCGAAGTGGAGCGATCTGTTCGTGCCGCAGATGGCAACGCGTCAGGGAAGCTGAGGGGGTTAGGGTTAGGGATAGCGGCGCGTCGATGGGGTTGGCGCAAGAATCGTCGCCGGTAGTGCACCGCGCAGCGCATTGCATACGACGATGGCCTGCGCACCGAGTAAGTCGTCGCGCGTAACGACCGCCTCGACGGCGGCCCACGACGGGTCGTCCAGCAGCACGCTGCGCATCACGCCGGGCAGCACGCCAGAGGACAACGGCGGCGTCATCCAGATGCCGTTACGTTTGACGAACACCGTGCTGCGCCCGCCTTCGGTCAATTCGCCGCGGTCGTTGAAGAACAGCACGTCGAACGCTCCTTGCGCTTCGGCTGCTTTCCAGGCGGCGTCGTAACGCGCGCGCACCGTGGTCTTGTGACGTAGAAACAGATCGTCTGCGCGGGTGGTTTGAGAGGCATCGGCCAACAGTACTTTCACCGCGTCGCCGTGCAACGGTGCAAGCACACCGTGCGTGATCGCCGCCGTGCCGTTATGAGACAACGCGAGGCGTACCCGATGGATGTCCTCTTCGCTCAGCGCTGCGACCACCGCGTCGAGCTGTTCGCGCAATGCCGCTTCGTCAAACGTGAAGCCGAAGTACTGCGCAGACTTGCGCAAACGCGACAGATGCCGTGCAAGATGGGCGACACCGCAGGCGCGCGTCGCCTGCATCGTCTCGAAGAGTTCGAAGCCCGGATCGAGCGCGCTCAGGAAGCGCGCCTTCAGTCGGCACTCGTCGCGCTCTTCGTCCGCCTTGCTATCCAGCACGATTCCCGCGCCGACACCCAGACGTCCGCGACGCATGCCGCTCGCGCCCGGCGCATCGAGTTCGAGCGTGCGGATCGCGACCGACATGCAGAAGTCGCCCAGCGCCTGCGGATCGTCACTGCGCGCGTCGAGCCAGCCGATGGCGCCGGTGTAAAGACCGCGTGGCGACGTTTCCAGCG
The Pandoraea oxalativorans genome window above contains:
- the purM gene encoding phosphoribosylformylglycinamidine cyclo-ligase produces the protein MSHPNETSGLSYRDAGVDIEAGDALVEAIKPFAKKTLRDGVLGGIGGFGALFEVPKRYKEPVLVSGTDGVGTKLKLAFTLNKHDTVGQDLVAMSVNDILVQGAEPLFFLDYFACGKLDVATAATVVKGIAQGCELSGCALIGGETAEMPSMYPDGEYDLAGFAVGAVEKSKIIDGKSIVPGDVVLGLASSGAHSNGYSLVRKIIEVAKPDLDADFHGQPLRDVLMAPTRIYVKPLLALMETLTVKGMAHITGGGIVENIPRVLQDHLTADIKQDAWTLPPLFQWLQEHGKVADAEMHRVFNCGIGMAVIVSAADADAAVKHLEASGETVYRLGAIRERKEGEAQTIVS
- the hda gene encoding DnaA regulatory inactivator Hda; translated protein: MIQQLYLDLGTPPPATFDNFIVGPNREAAQTLADLPAELSSGTARDRGIYLWGAVGSGRTHLMEALCHAMGPSARYLRPNSPLAAFTFDDASTVYCVDDSDNLSPTQQIAAFNLFNETRARPHCAFVAAGSQPPVDMPLREDLRTRLGWGLVFHIVGLDDDGKKQALQNAARERGLQLAADVPAYLLTHFERDMSSLMALLDRLDRFSMEQKRAVTLPLLRQMLTHTDPAPPDGKP
- a CDS encoding HAD family hydrolase → MTNLALFDLDHTLLPTDSDKEWGRFLVRQGAVERDSYAQANEAFYQDYRAGRLDMPAYLRFCLAPLARYPRDQLDAWHAQYMEESILPHVRPEALELLDMHRKAGDLCAIVTATNTFVTRPIAKAFGVDHLIGTEPATVGNDPNARYTGEYVGTPSFREGKITRTEAWLASLGKTWGDFNHAFFYSDSANDVPLMEKVNHPVATNPDEALREIALARRWPILELFQ
- the pcnB gene encoding polynucleotide adenylyltransferase PcnB, encoding MIRKFIKKLLGKDGQTEGSAGSLPPGTPVVIPVSVHGIDPTLQSKNAVRVTDTLQQAGFKAFVVGGAVRDLLLGIAPKDFDVATSATPEQVQRLFRRARIIGRRFQIVHVQFGQEIIETSTFRALVEAVDSEQIGARRPKKGELDRKTHVTDESGRVLRDNVWGEQDEDAARRDFTVNAMYYDPATQTVHDYHRGFEDIQKRVLRMIGDPATRYREDPVRMLRVVRFAAKLGFKIDAATAEPIPQLAPLIDNVPAARLFDEMLKLLLSGHAWACVQQLRSQGLHHGLLPLLDVVLEQPLGEKFVTLALANTDARIRAGKPVSPGFLFAALLWHLVLEKWQAYQSAGEYPIPALHLAMDDVLDAQTGKLAIQRRFVADMKEIWGLQVRLDKRVGRTPLRLLEHPRLRAGYDFLLLRCESGEVPAEAGQWWTDFLEGDSVKRDELLSQGSGSSGSTPAAKRRRRRRKPSGGRGGEGGEGGGSGSSSEGGGGENATSENHGKRVSSRQHGSEGA
- the folK gene encoding 2-amino-4-hydroxy-6-hydroxymethyldihydropteridine diphosphokinase — translated: MTVAYIGLGANLGDARQAIKDAIVCLAQQIGVTIIGKSDLYRTAPIESSGDDYLNCAVAVETSLSARQLLTLCLKIELHFGRERPYKNAPRTLDLDLLVYGDERIAEPDLIVPHPRLALRAFVLHPLADIAPELDIPGVGRVSALLPHVADQRIERVAQGCCPTKRVCTS
- a CDS encoding deoxynucleoside kinase — encoded protein: MRSPVLGRFRYLAVEGPIGVGKTSLAQRLADAAGADLMLEQPALNPFLERFYRDSARYALPAQLSFCLQRVDEATEIARREIDGKPIFTDFLPEKDGLFARLTLSADELELYRKLVAHIERPHRAPDLVIRLQASPETLFSRIQKRAIPMEQQIPDTYLRALCDIYGEFFYHYAAAPVLTVDTEQFDPAHDDSDFALLVERIDQMRGRKEVFVKGARL
- the panB gene encoding 3-methyl-2-oxobutanoate hydroxymethyltransferase, translating into MSYLQESNRKAVTVPGLAQMRARGEKIAMLTAYDASFAALLDRVGVDAILIGDSLGNVIQGQRTTLPVTLRDICYHTECVARSVEKALVLADLPFGTFGTKEQAYQSAVAVMQAGAQMVKIEGGAWLAETVRFLVERSIPVCAHLGLTPQSVHAFGGFKVQGREDAAQVQLLEDARALQAAGAQLVVLEAIPAALATRVTPELPTMPTIGIGAGVDCDGQVLVLQDMLGVFPGKSPKFSKNFMDGQPSIAAAIEAFVQAVKHSTFPTLEHSF
- a CDS encoding sensor histidine kinase, whose translation is MIVPGRSLYLRLVIRMGAVLAFAVVAVLLGIWFSTRSAVDRAYDRWLLGSALQVAENTWYQNGEVNVDVPLAAFSALAPGDQIFYTVLDPNGRSVAGDSEFRPPIPWDKLADGPIVVDGTYQEMPIRIAIVGRRMPVTSPHPWAVVALAHTQNARERFTRGLADNTLLITIATGVLTMLAALWTLRQALAPLKQIEGAIRARDPNDLAPLAVTVPAETLALVGAINDFMQRLATSRALMRRVIGDAAHQLRTPVTALTAQAEMLTQTQDEAARQTHIARIQKQARGLGGLIHQLINHAMVQHRAESVAPTPVDLNELLPTAMRETLSYATRDIDVALHAPDEPCMIVGDELSLREAIKNVLVNALAYGAPHRLHVDVMRVGDQWRLRFFDDGPGIPEQEWQRVRSPFSSRADGREGASLGLAMVAEVVHAHGGHMSFEHVEGEGFAVVLTLPVAA
- a CDS encoding response regulator transcription factor gives rise to the protein MRIMLVEDTADVAEAIATQLRRLGHALDCETDGAVAASRIGDDYDLLILDVMLPHVDGFELLRRVRERGLSTRVLMLTACAEIEERVRALDLGADDYLTKPFDFRELEARVRALMRRTGQDATNRLTCANLTLDRKSRGVEVDGQPIELTRREVTLLEILAARPGRIFGKDELMDRLYGDEPAPNANAIEQYVARLRKKLASAQFQIRTLRGLGYQLVLS